Proteins from one Microcaecilia unicolor chromosome 2, aMicUni1.1, whole genome shotgun sequence genomic window:
- the LOC115461244 gene encoding probable N-acetyltransferase camello, with amino-acid sequence MVDYRIREYDDLDYETVRELFATGMSEYMPAVCMHVLKQPWVIMLFMSTFCLLFLSSKSLLLPILAITLLLAAGRQLVGYIWFLYIERCLKEDLFNIRKTYIEGKNSCFWVVEAEEGSIIGTVAVKLSEEKNEELLLKRMSVRRDYRGLGIAKALCRTVIGFARQHGCKSIVLNTLVVQHVAQKMYESVGFKKYLDFILPTLYGQLVNFTISKYRYDFSHET; translated from the coding sequence ATGGTGGATTATCGAATCCGAGAGTATGACGATTTGGATTATGAGACTGTGCGAGAGCTCTTTGCTACAGGGATGAGTGAGTATATGCCTGCTGTTTGCATGCATGTACTTAAACAGCCATGGGTAATCATGCTCTTTATGTCCACATTCTGTCTCCTGTTTCTGAGCTCCAAGTCTCTCCTTCTGCCCATCCTGGCTATCACTTTGCTCCTGGCTGCTGGGAGGCAACTTGTTGGTTACATCTGGTTCCTCTATATTGAACGCTGCTTAAAGGAAGACCTGTTCAACATCCGGAAGACATACATAGAAGGCAAGAATTCCTGTTTCTGGGTGGTGGAAGCAGAAGAAGGCAGCATTATAGGCACAGTGGCCGTGAAACtgtcagaagaaaaaaatgaggAACTTTTGCTAAAGCGCATGTCTGTGAGGAGGGACTACCGAGGTTTGGGGATTGCCAAAGCATTGTGCAGGACAGTGATCGGTTTTGCTCGCCAGCATGGCTGTAAATCCATTGTGTTGAACACCTTAGTGGTACAGCATGTGGCTCAGAAGATGTATGAAAGCGTGGGATTCAAAAAGTATCTTGATTTTATCCTTCCAACACTATATGGTCAGTTGGTTAACTTTACTATTTCAAAATACAGATACGACTTCTCACATGAGACGTGA